One window from the genome of Nicotiana sylvestris chromosome 9, ASM39365v2, whole genome shotgun sequence encodes:
- the LOC138877213 gene encoding uncharacterized protein, producing MRPNNEPPSHVYDGQYYSPNMAFGVLAPYNQTPRYESPVENEMPATMIEPDEMVRKMKSLEQNIKNIQGLGGHKSVSFSDLCMFPHIHLPRGFKTPKFEKYDGHRDPIAHLKRYCNQLKGAGGKEELPMAYFRESLVGVASEWFIDQDISHWHVWDDMAQSFVKQFHYNIDIAPDHNSLSNMKKKPTESFREYAIKWREQAARVKPPMDNHELITVFLEAQEPDYFQNMMYAMGTPFAEAIKIGEMVENGLKTGRIVSQAALKATTRAIQNGSGSFANRKKRDEGSMMISRSREVQRGASHPYVQVQQGQSSYPQHYYSLPIPQYSVGPPQYTMFNAQSYARPPNQQVRAPALRGPQPQQQNFRAPYNALSRQDYGQEQRLAEKFTPLAESYSSLFQKLKQMGVIGPIAPHHMHPNSHGFQANARCEYHSGSPGHRTDDCWTMKGAIERLISEKLIVVMNGEDPPNVTNNPLPEHNDVHFVGMSGRDQEYERVDQTEMAVGAIQEGKSLEVRPS from the coding sequence ATGAGGCCAAATAATGAGCCACCATCTCATGTTTATGATGGACAATACTATTCTCCGAATATGGCTTTTGGGGTCTTGGCTCCATACAATCAGACTCCTCGATACGAATCACCAGTGGAAAATGAAATGCCTGCCACGATGATTGAGCCAGATGAGATGGTCAGGAAAATGAAAAGTCTTGAACAGAATATAAAGAACATACAGGGACTAGGTGGTCACAAAAGTGTTTCATTCagtgatctatgcatgttccctcatatCCATTTGCCACGAGgtttcaaaactccaaaatttgagaaatatgatggacaccgcgaccctatcgcccacttgaaaaggtactgcaaccagctGAAGGGTGCAGGAGGAAAGGAAGAGCTGCCGATGGCTTACTTTAGGGAAAGCCTTGTGGgggtagcttccgaatggttcaTTGACCAAGACATCTCTCACTGGCATGTTTGGGATGACATGGCCCAGTCCTTCGTCAAGCAATTCCATTATAACATTGATATTGCACCAGACCACAATTCCCTAtccaatatgaagaaaaagccgacggaaagctttagggagtacgccatcaagtggagggagcaagcggccagagttaagCCGCCCATGGATAATCATGAGTTGATCACTGTCTTTTTGGAGGCTCAAGAGCctgattatttccaaaacatgatgtatgCAATGGGTACGCCTTTTGCTGAAGCAATAAAGATAGGGGAAATGGTCGAAAATGGCCTAAAGACTGGCAGAATTGTGAGTCAGGCTGCTCTCAAAGCCACTACCCGAGCGATCCAAAATGGGTCGGGAAGTTTTGCAAATAGGAAAAAGAGAGATGAAGGTTCTATGATGATCTCGCGATCTAGGGAAGTTCAAAGAGGGGCATCGCACCCTTATGTGCAAGTTCAGCAGGGGCAATCCAGCTACCCTCAACATTACTATTCCCTGCCAATTCCTCAATACTCTGTAGGCCCTCCACAATATACAATGTTCAATGCTCAATCATATGCTCGGCCTCCCAATCAACAGGTACGGGCACCAGCTCTAAGGGGCCCCCAACCTCAGCAACAAAATTTTCGGGCACCCTACAATGCTCTTTCCAGGCAGGATTATGGTCAAGAGCAGAGGCTGGCAGAAAAATTCACTCCATTGGCTGAATCATACTCTAGTCTATTCCAGAAGCTGAAGCAAATGGGAGTGATTGGACCCATCGCTCCCCACCACATGCATCCGAATTCACATGGATTTCAAgcaaatgctagatgtgaatatcatTCAGGTTCCCCGGGGCATAGAACCGATGACTGTTGGACTATGAAAGGAGCCATAGAAAGACTCATTTCTGAAAAATTAATTGTAGTAATGAATGGCGAGGACCCTCCTAATGTGACAAACAACCCGTTGCCGGAACACAATGATGTTCATTTCGTGGGAATGAGTGGCCGAGATCAGGAATACGAGCGGGTTGACCAAACAGAAATGGCAGTGGgagcaattcaagaaggaaaaagtcTAGAAGTAAGACCAAGCTGA